A single region of the Pontibacter kalidii genome encodes:
- a CDS encoding DUF4256 domain-containing protein, whose amino-acid sequence MENRTALAPEQREELLSTLKARFEKNINRHQGLEWAEVQAKLEANPEKLWSLDEMESTGGEPDVVGYDNATGEYIFYDCSAESPKGRRSVCYDRKALEARKQHKPENSAVDMAGAMGVELLTEEQYRELQQLGSFDTKTSSWVKTPDPIRKLGGALFCDRRYDTVFVYHNGADSYYAARGFRGSLRV is encoded by the coding sequence ATGGAAAATAGAACAGCTTTAGCACCAGAGCAGCGCGAAGAATTACTCAGCACATTGAAAGCCCGTTTTGAGAAAAACATAAACCGCCATCAGGGGCTTGAATGGGCTGAAGTACAGGCAAAGCTGGAAGCTAATCCGGAGAAGCTGTGGTCGCTGGATGAAATGGAAAGTACTGGCGGGGAGCCGGATGTGGTAGGCTATGATAATGCGACGGGCGAATACATCTTTTATGATTGCTCAGCGGAAAGCCCCAAAGGCCGCAGAAGTGTTTGTTACGACCGCAAAGCCCTGGAGGCAAGGAAACAACACAAACCGGAAAACTCCGCGGTGGATATGGCTGGGGCGATGGGTGTTGAACTGTTAACGGAAGAACAATACCGGGAACTGCAGCAATTGGGGAGCTTTGATACGAAAACATCCAGCTGGGTGAAAACGCCTGATCCTATCCGGAAGCTGGGCGGGGCTCTCTTTTGTGACCGTCGCTACGACACTGTTTTTGTATACCACAACGGAGCCGATTCCTACTATGCTGCCAGAGGCTTCCGTGGCTCCCTGAGAGTTTAA
- a CDS encoding VOC family protein produces the protein MTFELGGQYFMRLNIGPRFTPNPSFSCYVVCETASELEYLVSL, from the coding sequence GTGACGTTTGAGCTGGGCGGGCAGTATTTCATGCGTCTGAACATAGGCCCAAGGTTTACTCCCAATCCTTCCTTTTCCTGTTATGTGGTCTGCGAAACGGCAAGCGAACTGGAGTACCTGGTTTCCCTTTAG
- a CDS encoding SRPBCC family protein, with the protein MENTAEKNVITVSTTIQAPVEKVWKFWTEPRHITQWNNASPDWHTPRAENDLREGGKFMSRMEAKDGSMGFDFTGTYTTVKEHERIEYTMEDGRKVQIVFAPNGNETRVTESFDADNSHPAEMQQAGWQAILDNFKNYVEAS; encoded by the coding sequence ATGGAAAACACAGCAGAAAAAAACGTTATTACAGTAAGCACCACCATCCAGGCGCCGGTAGAGAAAGTATGGAAGTTCTGGACAGAACCCCGCCACATTACCCAATGGAACAATGCCTCCCCCGACTGGCATACACCACGGGCAGAAAACGACCTGCGCGAGGGCGGCAAGTTCATGTCCCGTATGGAAGCCAAAGACGGCAGCATGGGGTTTGACTTTACCGGCACCTACACCACCGTGAAAGAGCACGAGCGCATCGAGTATACCATGGAGGACGGAAGGAAAGTGCAGATAGTATTTGCGCCCAACGGCAATGAAACCCGTGTGACCGAAAGCTTTGATGCCGATAACAGCCATCCGGCTGAGATGCAGCAGGCGGGCTGGCAGGCCATCCTGGATAATTTCAAAAACTACGTGGAGGCTTCCTAG
- a CDS encoding serine hydrolase domain-containing protein, producing the protein MKNLYLLFLALLPLTTHAQTITRLDGSNITAAALDQKIQQLMDAAQVQGLAVTIFNQNQPVYKKAFGYKNYQTKEPLKTSTNLYGASLSKAVFAVLVMKLVEEGRLELDKPLQEYLPKPIYTYASQTKWHDDYSALKNDSLYHYITARMCLAHTSGFPNWRWVEEDQQLRVKYKPGTKYSYSGEGLVYLQVVLEKLTGKTLEELMQEKVFKPAGMKHSSYTWQPRFEQDYALGHQANGELYPKDKDNEARSASTLETTLDDYTLFTQAVLQHKLLKPATTREMFSPQIRIRSVKQFGPLSQRDTTANDAINLSYGLGWGLLQSPLGVGAFKEGHGDGFQHYSIIFPKAGIGILLLSNSDNAESIFKELLETAIADTYTPWYWENYIPYDQQPSK; encoded by the coding sequence ATGAAAAACCTCTACCTCCTCTTCCTCGCCCTACTTCCCCTCACCACCCACGCCCAAACCATCACCCGGCTCGACGGCAGCAACATAACCGCGGCGGCCTTAGACCAGAAGATACAGCAGCTAATGGACGCTGCCCAGGTGCAGGGGCTGGCGGTCACCATTTTCAACCAAAACCAACCGGTCTACAAGAAAGCCTTTGGGTACAAGAATTATCAGACAAAGGAACCGCTGAAAACCAGCACCAACTTGTATGGTGCCTCCCTGAGTAAGGCGGTTTTTGCGGTGCTCGTGATGAAGCTGGTGGAGGAGGGGCGGCTGGAGCTGGACAAGCCGCTGCAGGAGTACTTGCCAAAACCGATTTATACCTATGCCTCCCAAACCAAATGGCACGATGATTACTCAGCGTTGAAGAACGACAGCCTCTACCATTACATCACAGCCCGCATGTGCCTGGCTCATACCTCCGGCTTCCCGAATTGGCGTTGGGTGGAAGAGGACCAGCAGCTACGGGTAAAGTATAAACCCGGCACAAAGTATAGCTACTCCGGCGAGGGGCTGGTGTACCTGCAGGTGGTGTTGGAGAAATTAACCGGCAAAACGCTGGAAGAGCTGATGCAGGAAAAGGTGTTTAAGCCTGCAGGCATGAAGCACTCGTCGTATACCTGGCAACCGCGTTTTGAGCAGGATTATGCGCTGGGCCATCAGGCAAACGGGGAGCTTTACCCCAAAGATAAGGACAACGAGGCCCGCTCGGCCAGCACCCTTGAAACCACACTGGATGATTATACTCTATTTACGCAGGCGGTGCTGCAGCACAAGCTCCTGAAGCCTGCTACCACCCGCGAAATGTTCAGTCCTCAGATCAGGATCCGGTCCGTAAAACAGTTCGGTCCTCTAAGCCAGCGCGACACTACCGCCAACGATGCCATAAACCTGAGCTACGGCCTTGGCTGGGGACTGCTGCAATCACCGCTGGGTGTAGGGGCTTTCAAGGAAGGGCACGGCGACGGTTTTCAGCATTACTCCATCATCTTCCCGAAAGCGGGCATCGGCATCCTCCTCCTGAGCAACAGCGACAATGCCGAGAGCATTTTTAAGGAGCTGCTCGAAACGGCTATTGCAGACACCTACACGCCTTGGTATTGGGAAAACTATATCCCTTATGATCAGCAGCCATCAAAATAA
- a CDS encoding 3'-5' exonuclease, giving the protein MDFISIDFETATPQRDSPCEIGVTVVRGRQIVETRSWLIKPLYYPHFNSFNVAVHGIRPADVKDQPDFRELWPVLQPYLEGQFLIAHNASFDVSVLRKTLSTYKIPLPEARYACSLKFSKNIWKGMHKYDLKTLCNMHRIDFLHHRAASDADACARLSLKAMELTGTTTEAEFAGRMGSKISRI; this is encoded by the coding sequence ATGGATTTCATCTCAATAGACTTCGAGACAGCTACGCCACAACGTGACAGCCCCTGTGAAATTGGTGTGACGGTGGTACGGGGCAGGCAGATCGTAGAAACGCGCTCCTGGCTGATCAAGCCGCTATACTACCCGCACTTCAATTCCTTTAACGTAGCGGTGCATGGCATCAGGCCAGCCGATGTGAAAGACCAGCCGGATTTCCGGGAGCTGTGGCCGGTGCTGCAGCCCTATCTGGAGGGGCAGTTCCTGATCGCGCACAATGCCAGCTTCGATGTGAGCGTGTTGAGGAAAACACTGTCCACCTATAAAATTCCGCTGCCCGAGGCCCGCTATGCCTGCAGCCTTAAATTCTCCAAAAACATCTGGAAAGGCATGCACAAGTATGACTTGAAAACGCTCTGCAACATGCACCGCATCGATTTCCTGCATCACCGGGCCGCCTCCGATGCCGATGCCTGCGCCCGGTTATCGTTAAAGGCGATGGAACTGACCGGCACTACCACCGAGGCTGAGTTTGCCGGTAGGATGGGCAGCAAGATCAGCCGTATCTGA
- a CDS encoding porin family protein, with product MMKKFFFAVALAFGTFTAAQAQATFGVRGGANLTNLSGDLQNEDRFENKVSFHGGVTLNFPVVEDFFSIQPELLYSRKGFKNNSEEYTNLLLQKRRREGSVDYNYLELPVLGHFNAGPVYFEFGPQLSYLLSVNNKTELYDGDGTRLSSEKDAKSKDGLSEFEVGYAAGLGFKASNGVSLGIRYNGAFSDFVKEDVNFEGDLTNARHSVFMLTLGLRFPSGN from the coding sequence ATGATGAAGAAGTTTTTCTTTGCAGTTGCCCTGGCCTTTGGCACATTTACAGCTGCGCAGGCGCAGGCAACATTTGGCGTTAGGGGAGGAGCAAACCTGACGAACCTGTCCGGCGATCTTCAGAACGAAGACAGGTTCGAGAACAAAGTGTCCTTTCATGGAGGTGTTACCCTGAACTTTCCGGTGGTAGAGGATTTCTTCTCCATCCAACCGGAGCTGCTCTACTCCAGAAAAGGCTTCAAGAACAACAGCGAGGAGTATACGAACCTGCTGCTGCAGAAAAGAAGACGCGAAGGCAGCGTAGACTACAATTACCTGGAGCTGCCGGTGCTGGGTCATTTCAACGCCGGCCCGGTATACTTTGAGTTTGGTCCGCAGCTGAGCTACCTGCTGAGCGTGAACAACAAAACAGAGCTGTACGACGGTGACGGCACCCGCCTCTCCAGCGAGAAAGATGCGAAGAGCAAAGACGGGCTGTCGGAGTTTGAAGTGGGCTACGCGGCCGGTTTGGGCTTTAAAGCCAGCAACGGCGTTAGCCTGGGCATTCGCTATAACGGCGCCTTCTCCGACTTCGTGAAAGAGGACGTGAACTTTGAAGGAGACCTGACAAACGCCCGCCACTCGGTGTTCATGCTCACACTGGGTCTTCGTTTCCCGTCGGGCAACTAA
- a CDS encoding toxic anion resistance protein: MEPKTMENTNITITENKELLQQKAQDLSRSIDPEKPESLTNFGVETQRKLGQYSNELLAKVKAKDSGDAGEAINELLAQINMIKIDEEEKRSLLSRLPFGKKLQDRSKKLAIQYNSISDNVDDVVIKLEKTRQSVLKDSTSLEVMFKQAVEYIHEVRAVIAAGKLKIEQIENELIPKLQEEVETSNQDELVVQRLSDLIAFKDRLEKKVHDLTLSHTIATQSMPQIRMIQTTNDVLAQKIQNSIVTVIPVWRQQVAIALGLEKQRKALEIQKKVTDTTNEMLLKNSQLLKTNVVNAAKENERGIVDVETLKKVNRDMVETLDAVVKVAEEGSKKRADAVKELATVQEELNSKIIGSFGKSKKIETE, translated from the coding sequence ATGGAGCCTAAAACCATGGAAAACACCAACATCACCATCACCGAGAACAAAGAGCTGCTACAGCAGAAAGCCCAGGACCTCTCCAGGTCCATAGACCCGGAGAAACCGGAGAGCCTCACCAACTTTGGGGTGGAGACGCAGCGGAAGCTGGGGCAGTACTCCAACGAGCTGCTGGCAAAGGTGAAGGCAAAGGACTCCGGTGATGCCGGCGAGGCCATAAACGAGCTGCTGGCCCAGATCAACATGATCAAGATTGACGAGGAGGAGAAGCGTAGTCTGCTGTCGCGGCTTCCATTTGGCAAGAAGCTGCAGGACCGCTCCAAGAAGCTGGCCATACAGTATAATTCCATCTCGGATAACGTGGACGATGTGGTGATCAAGCTGGAGAAGACGCGCCAGAGCGTGCTCAAGGACTCTACCAGCCTGGAGGTGATGTTTAAGCAGGCCGTAGAGTACATACACGAGGTGCGCGCCGTGATCGCTGCCGGCAAGCTGAAGATCGAGCAGATCGAGAACGAGCTGATCCCGAAATTGCAGGAGGAGGTGGAGACCAGCAACCAGGACGAGCTGGTGGTACAGCGCCTCAGCGACCTCATCGCCTTTAAGGACAGACTCGAGAAGAAGGTGCACGACCTCACCCTCTCCCATACCATCGCCACGCAGTCGATGCCGCAGATACGCATGATCCAGACGACCAACGATGTGCTGGCCCAGAAAATACAGAACTCCATCGTGACCGTAATTCCGGTGTGGCGCCAGCAGGTAGCCATTGCCCTGGGGTTGGAGAAGCAGCGCAAGGCACTGGAGATACAGAAGAAAGTAACCGACACCACCAACGAAATGCTCCTGAAGAACTCGCAGCTCCTGAAGACCAATGTGGTGAACGCAGCTAAAGAGAACGAGCGCGGCATTGTGGATGTGGAAACGCTCAAAAAAGTAAACCGCGATATGGTGGAGACACTGGATGCCGTGGTGAAGGTTGCGGAGGAGGGAAGTAAGAAACGCGCGGATGCCGTGAAAGAACTGGCCACGGTGCAGGAGGAACTCAACAGTAAGATCATCGGCTCGTTTGGTAAGTCGAAGAAAATCGAAACGGAATAA
- a CDS encoding AraC family transcriptional regulator has protein sequence MPYKRFYKGLYGTDSIEFAKGLVNVHPFGEIGRQHEGQVKRHAHNNLFQVFMVESGTTELHHAATKTTIQAPAIITVSKNHEHGFLHQGEVSGWIISLSDTVLEHMLQREAEVVYAMEAIRIFRVTEENAGAVQVFDTGQKCVQEYNLQFPGRLLMLQYLVGQLLVQLYRLSLSEQEQAVGADNVSKIYFRRFQQLMKEENSYKISVEEYARHLSISTGHLSRVCRSVAGKSPKDIIISYFITEAQLALSDVEKSVSEVCFELGFDDPAYFTRLFKKRTGLAPMAFRKKIGVKSA, from the coding sequence ATGCCCTACAAACGTTTCTACAAAGGCCTTTATGGCACCGATTCCATCGAGTTTGCGAAAGGACTGGTGAACGTGCACCCCTTCGGTGAAATAGGGCGGCAGCATGAGGGGCAGGTGAAGCGGCACGCGCATAATAACCTTTTCCAGGTGTTTATGGTGGAGTCCGGTACCACCGAGCTGCACCATGCCGCCACCAAAACCACCATACAAGCCCCAGCCATCATCACCGTTTCTAAAAACCATGAGCATGGCTTTCTGCACCAGGGAGAGGTCTCCGGCTGGATCATCAGCCTGTCGGACACCGTGCTGGAGCACATGCTGCAGCGCGAGGCGGAGGTGGTGTATGCCATGGAAGCCATCCGCATTTTCCGGGTGACGGAGGAAAATGCCGGCGCGGTGCAGGTATTCGATACCGGGCAAAAGTGTGTGCAAGAGTATAACCTGCAGTTCCCGGGCAGGCTGCTGATGCTGCAGTACCTGGTGGGGCAGCTGCTGGTGCAGCTTTACCGCCTTTCCCTTTCAGAGCAGGAGCAGGCGGTGGGCGCCGACAATGTGAGCAAGATATACTTCCGCAGGTTTCAGCAGCTTATGAAAGAGGAGAACTCCTATAAAATAAGTGTGGAGGAGTATGCCCGCCACCTTAGTATCTCTACCGGCCACCTGAGCCGGGTGTGCAGAAGTGTCGCCGGTAAATCCCCCAAAGACATCATCATCAGCTACTTTATTACCGAGGCGCAGCTGGCCCTGTCTGACGTGGAGAAATCCGTGTCCGAAGTATGCTTTGAGCTGGGCTTCGACGACCCCGCCTATTTTACCAGGCTCTTCAAAAAAAGGACGGGCCTGGCCCCCATGGCCTTCCGGAAGAAGATCGGGGTGAAGAGCGCTTAA
- a CDS encoding muconate/chloromuconate family cycloisomerase, whose amino-acid sequence MREARIERIETVIVDLPTIRPHHLSMAVMRNQTMVLVRLFCSDGIEGIGEATTIGGLSYGDEFPEGMKFTIDTYIAPLLLGKAATSINAVMAELEHQVQSNNFAKSAIETALLDAQGKRLGVPVSELLGGAVTPTLPVLWTLASGDTAKDIKEAQELLANGRHNTFKLKIGRNDWKVDVAHVAAIKEAVGPDVKVTVDVNQAWTESMAKQGIARLQDAGIDLIEQPIVKTNFEGLARLTQYFRVPIMADEAVATVSDAFKLARIGGGSVFALKISKAGGLTNIRKQAAIAQGAGISLYGGTMLEGTVGTVASAHVFSTLPNLDWGTELFGPLLLTDDIVKSRITYGNGKLEIPQGPGLGIELDMNQVEKYKRR is encoded by the coding sequence ATGAGAGAAGCGAGGATAGAGCGCATAGAAACCGTTATTGTAGACCTGCCCACCATCAGGCCGCATCACCTGTCGATGGCCGTGATGCGCAACCAGACGATGGTGCTGGTGCGGCTGTTTTGCAGCGATGGTATAGAGGGGATAGGCGAAGCCACCACGATTGGCGGCCTGAGCTACGGGGATGAGTTTCCGGAGGGGATGAAGTTCACCATCGATACCTACATCGCTCCCTTGCTGCTGGGCAAAGCCGCTACAAGTATAAATGCGGTGATGGCGGAGCTGGAACATCAGGTGCAGAGTAACAACTTTGCAAAATCGGCCATCGAAACCGCCCTGCTGGATGCACAGGGCAAGCGCCTGGGGGTGCCGGTTTCGGAGCTGCTTGGCGGTGCTGTTACCCCTACGTTGCCTGTGCTCTGGACCCTGGCTAGCGGTGATACCGCCAAAGACATTAAGGAGGCGCAGGAGCTACTGGCCAATGGCCGGCACAATACCTTTAAGCTAAAGATCGGCAGAAATGACTGGAAAGTAGATGTAGCTCACGTAGCCGCCATAAAAGAAGCCGTTGGGCCGGATGTGAAGGTAACCGTGGACGTGAACCAGGCCTGGACAGAGAGTATGGCCAAGCAGGGAATCGCCCGGCTACAGGACGCCGGCATCGACCTGATCGAACAACCCATTGTCAAGACAAATTTTGAGGGGCTGGCCCGGCTTACCCAATACTTTCGCGTGCCGATTATGGCCGATGAGGCGGTTGCCACGGTTTCCGATGCCTTTAAACTGGCCAGGATCGGGGGCGGCAGCGTGTTTGCCCTTAAGATTTCAAAAGCTGGCGGCTTAACCAATATCCGGAAACAGGCGGCCATTGCGCAGGGCGCGGGCATTAGCCTGTACGGCGGCACCATGCTCGAAGGCACGGTCGGCACCGTCGCCTCGGCGCACGTTTTCAGCACCCTCCCGAACCTCGACTGGGGCACCGAGCTCTTCGGCCCGCTCCTGCTCACCGACGATATTGTTAAATCCCGCATCACCTATGGAAACGGCAAACTAGAAATCCCGCAGGGACCGGGGCTGGGCATTGAGCTGGATATGAACCAAGTAGAAAAGTATAAAAGACGATAA
- the catC gene encoding muconolactone Delta-isomerase has translation MIFHVHMTVNIPLDLDKTYVDELKSKEKALSQELQRQGKWTHIWRIAGKYANISIFNVASAGELHDILMSLPLYPFMEVEVTALCQHYSSVKDEEEAH, from the coding sequence ATGATATTTCACGTGCACATGACAGTGAACATCCCCCTGGATCTAGATAAAACCTACGTGGATGAGCTGAAATCAAAAGAGAAGGCACTCTCGCAGGAACTGCAGCGGCAGGGCAAATGGACGCACATCTGGCGTATTGCCGGCAAGTATGCCAACATCAGCATTTTTAACGTAGCCAGCGCCGGCGAGCTGCACGACATCCTGATGTCGCTGCCGCTTTACCCTTTTATGGAAGTAGAGGTAACTGCCCTGTGCCAGCACTATTCATCTGTTAAAGACGAAGAGGAAGCCCACTAA
- the catA gene encoding catechol 1,2-dioxygenase: MERSQIDAVIEKIESTEAQGRGSERIKEIVNRLTRDLFYAIEDLDIQPEEIWKAVDWLTLTGKNNEWGLVVAGIGLEHFLDLRMDEAEAKAGITGGTPRTIEGPLYVPGSPESVGYAELETVPEVGAERLYMQGQVRDEDGKPVPHAKVEVWHCNLKGMYSIFDSSQPPYNLRRAIITDENGRYRFKSILPVGYSCPPGGATDQFLKAIGRHGSRPAHIHFFVTARGYRKLTTQINIEGDPLIWDDFAFATREELVPHITRYSEAEAREKFGIDEPFASIDFDFEIHREKEGVFDAEIERTHGPR; this comes from the coding sequence ATGGAAAGAAGTCAGATAGATGCCGTTATCGAGAAAATTGAATCTACAGAAGCACAGGGCCGGGGCTCTGAGCGCATCAAAGAGATCGTAAACCGCCTCACCCGCGACCTGTTCTACGCTATCGAGGACCTGGACATACAGCCGGAAGAGATCTGGAAGGCGGTGGACTGGCTCACGTTAACTGGTAAAAACAACGAATGGGGACTGGTCGTTGCCGGTATTGGCCTGGAGCACTTCCTGGACCTGCGCATGGACGAGGCCGAGGCCAAAGCCGGTATAACCGGAGGCACCCCGAGAACGATAGAAGGACCGCTCTACGTGCCAGGCTCACCGGAATCGGTAGGCTATGCCGAGCTGGAAACTGTGCCCGAGGTCGGCGCCGAGCGACTATACATGCAAGGCCAGGTGCGTGATGAAGATGGCAAGCCGGTACCGCACGCAAAAGTGGAAGTATGGCATTGCAACCTGAAAGGCATGTACTCCATTTTTGATTCGTCGCAGCCGCCCTACAACCTGCGCAGAGCGATCATCACCGACGAGAATGGCCGCTACAGGTTCAAGAGCATTCTCCCGGTGGGCTACAGCTGTCCTCCTGGCGGTGCTACAGACCAGTTCCTCAAAGCCATTGGCCGCCACGGCAGCCGTCCGGCACACATTCACTTCTTTGTAACAGCGCGGGGATACCGAAAGCTAACTACACAGATCAACATAGAAGGCGACCCGCTTATCTGGGATGACTTTGCCTTTGCCACCCGCGAAGAATTGGTACCTCACATTACGCGCTACTCGGAGGCGGAGGCCAGGGAGAAGTTCGGTATTGATGAGCCGTTTGCCTCTATCGATTTCGATTTTGAGATACACAGGGAGAAAGAAGGCGTGTTCGATGCAGAAATTGAAAGAACCCACGGTCCGAGATAA
- the pcaD gene encoding 3-oxoadipate enol-lactonase, protein MPTIKIALNTCFYTYEDLGHEDTIVFSNSLGTDLTMWDEVAQIIKQHLNVLRYDTRGHGQSTIHADVVSIAELGQDVIELLDHLKLDKVYFSGLSMGGLIGQWLGIHRPERFRKIILANTAAKIGTAEGWNARIDQVVMNGLQSILDGTAQRWFTPEFRDKYPEKVSAILQKFKQTSLQGYTANCAAVRDADFREELPKLSVPTLVISGTQDEVTTPADGDFLANSIPRSRHVQLPANHLSSVELPEAFAESLLSATMNEGGI, encoded by the coding sequence ATGCCAACTATAAAGATCGCCCTTAACACCTGTTTTTATACCTATGAAGACCTGGGGCATGAGGATACCATTGTGTTCTCGAATTCGCTAGGCACAGACCTGACCATGTGGGACGAGGTGGCGCAAATAATCAAGCAGCACCTCAACGTACTGCGTTACGATACGCGCGGGCATGGGCAAAGCACCATCCATGCGGATGTGGTAAGTATAGCCGAGCTGGGCCAGGATGTGATCGAGCTGCTGGACCATTTAAAGCTGGATAAAGTATACTTCTCCGGCCTCTCGATGGGCGGACTTATTGGCCAGTGGCTGGGCATTCACCGTCCGGAGCGGTTCAGGAAAATCATCCTTGCCAATACCGCGGCTAAAATCGGTACTGCCGAAGGCTGGAATGCGCGCATAGACCAAGTCGTGATGAACGGCCTGCAAAGTATACTGGACGGTACGGCGCAGCGCTGGTTTACCCCCGAGTTCAGGGATAAGTACCCGGAGAAAGTGAGCGCGATTTTGCAGAAGTTCAAACAAACTTCCCTGCAAGGCTACACGGCCAACTGCGCCGCCGTGCGCGATGCAGACTTCCGGGAAGAGCTTCCAAAACTGAGCGTCCCGACCCTGGTCATCAGCGGCACCCAGGATGAAGTGACCACACCTGCAGACGGCGACTTTTTAGCTAACAGCATACCCCGGTCACGGCACGTGCAGCTTCCCGCCAACCATCTGTCCAGCGTGGAATTGCCCGAAGCATTTGCGGAGAGCCTGCTGTCTGCCACCATGAACGAAGGCGGCATTTAA
- a CDS encoding 3-oxoacid CoA-transferase — protein sequence MKSVPQISLEEAVALVKDGDILLQGGFGMTGNPVHLMHALAETKTKDLTFIGNNVGEAGIGGGKLLRNGQIKKMIGSFFTSNPEAVKAAQEGKVAYELLPQGTLAEAIRAGGAGIGGFFTPTSAGTELAKGRETKMIQGKEQVFVEGIRGNVAFVRAWKADTAGNLTYRMTEQNFNRAMATAADIVIAEVEEIVPVGEIAPEHVHTPGSYVDYLVEAKLTKEDLGSSASVASSRKVDETRMNMARRALQELKRGDVVNLGIGIPTLVADLITPEDGIVMHTENGMLGVGPAPTDGGGAMDYPVNAGKIPVTALPGASYFDSTDSFAMIRGRHVDVAVMGGLEVDEKANLANWAVPGQPLLGVGGAMDLASGAKTLIITMTHTNKNGTSKIVPSCNLPLTALQAVDLIITDLAVFRFVEGELTLIELMPGATLEDVRAKTTARFVEKLG from the coding sequence ATGAAATCGGTACCACAGATAAGCCTTGAAGAAGCCGTTGCTTTGGTAAAGGATGGCGATATACTACTGCAGGGCGGCTTCGGGATGACGGGTAACCCCGTACACCTGATGCACGCGCTGGCCGAAACCAAAACCAAGGACCTGACCTTTATCGGCAACAATGTTGGCGAGGCAGGCATTGGCGGCGGCAAACTGCTACGCAACGGGCAGATCAAAAAGATGATCGGCTCTTTCTTTACCAGTAACCCGGAGGCCGTGAAAGCGGCCCAGGAGGGGAAGGTGGCGTACGAGCTGCTGCCGCAGGGCACCCTTGCCGAGGCCATACGGGCCGGCGGGGCAGGCATTGGTGGTTTCTTCACCCCCACATCGGCCGGAACAGAACTGGCCAAGGGCCGCGAGACAAAAATGATTCAGGGGAAGGAGCAGGTCTTTGTGGAAGGCATCCGCGGGAACGTGGCCTTCGTGCGGGCCTGGAAGGCGGATACCGCTGGTAACCTGACCTACCGCATGACGGAGCAGAACTTTAACCGCGCCATGGCTACCGCCGCAGATATCGTGATAGCGGAAGTGGAAGAGATCGTGCCGGTAGGGGAGATCGCGCCGGAGCACGTGCACACGCCAGGCTCCTATGTCGACTACCTCGTGGAAGCAAAGCTAACCAAGGAGGACCTGGGCTCTTCTGCCTCCGTGGCCTCGTCGAGGAAAGTGGACGAGACGCGCATGAACATGGCCAGACGTGCCTTACAGGAGCTCAAAAGAGGCGACGTGGTGAATCTGGGCATCGGTATTCCGACGCTGGTGGCAGACCTGATCACACCCGAAGATGGTATTGTGATGCACACCGAGAACGGCATGCTGGGCGTTGGCCCTGCCCCGACAGACGGCGGAGGCGCCATGGATTACCCCGTGAACGCCGGCAAGATTCCGGTAACCGCGCTGCCGGGGGCCAGTTACTTCGACTCCACCGACTCCTTTGCCATGATCCGCGGCCGGCATGTGGACGTGGCGGTGATGGGAGGACTGGAGGTAGATGAGAAAGCAAACCTGGCTAACTGGGCTGTACCGGGTCAGCCGCTGTTGGGCGTTGGCGGTGCCATGGACCTGGCATCGGGGGCCAAGACGCTCATCATCACCATGACGCACACGAACAAAAACGGCACCTCTAAGATCGTTCCGAGCTGCAACCTGCCCCTGACCGCATTGCAGGCCGTGGATCTGATCATCACTGACCTGGCCGTGTTCAGGTTCGTAGAGGGGGAGCTGACACTGATAGAACTGATGCCAGGGGCAACGCTGGAGGACGTGAGGGCTAAAACCACAGCCCGGTTTGTAGAGAAGTTAGGATAG